Below is a genomic region from Gracilimonas sp..
CCCATAGCCAACTCAAACTGGATATTAGTTGTTGGGTTAAATGGATTAGGGTAGTTTTGCTTCAGAGAAATTTGTCTTGGCAAGTCTCCACCAATTTCTTCTGAAGAAGTGGATAGCCACTCTTCTTTCTTGGCAGGGAACCAGTTCAAATCACCCGCTGGCAATCCGTTTTCACCACCTGTATAGGCATCCGAACTAGTGGAATAAGAAGCATCAAAATCATTCACATAATAAGTGATTGGTCTGCGATCCATGTCATGAACAGCAGGATCCCATACATCATTTGGTGTATCTTTCGTTTTTCCCGCTACATCAACATAATAATCCATCAGACCTACCATAAGATCAGGCACATCAGTCATAGAAGGATCATCAACCATGGTGAAGGCTGCATCAGCATTGTCCCCTAGTTGCTCTCGCAGGAAGTTGGATAAAGGCTGCCCTACTGTAATCTCATCATGCTTATCTAACCAGGTTTGTCCGGCAGAAGTTACTGAGTAAAAGTTGTTGCTTATCACATACTCTACGTTTGCATTCGGAGCCCCAAACACCCAGGACATCTTATTGTTACTGTTTGCATATTGCTCACCAACATTACCCCATTCCGCACTTCGGGTTTCGTCGGTTGAATCTTCACCTGCAGCGAAAGCATCTACAAATAGGTTATTCGTTATAATCATTTTCTCTCCCATATTACCGAGAGAAAGAACTCCGTGAAAGCCCATTCCATTTACAAAAGTATTGTGAGAAATCTCACCATAAACGATATCACCAGTACCCTCGGTTGGGTTACCAAAGTTATAGTGCCGAATAGGCCGATCCTGGTAATTAACAAATGTATTATTCACAAGAATAAGTGAGTCTATTACTGATTCACGAAGATCTATTCCTTTTCCCGCTCCAAAATTAGAAGTAGAAAGTGCTCCAAGATTGGCAAATACATTATCTTCAACATGTAAAACATTTGCGTCTGCATTTACCCGAAGAACCTGTCCTGCTACATTCGAAAAAATATTATTCTTCAGAGTAAGGTTGGCTCCTTCGCTATCATTTCTGAATAAACCACCCTGAACGGTATACAGCTGATCATATTCAGTTTCATCATCTTCAAAACCCGGTTCGTAATACCCTGTTATTGCGAGACCTTCTACAATAAGATGTCCATCAAATACTCTGGCCACGTGTCCTGGCGGGTTCTGAGGATTATCTCCAGCACCGGTTGGAAATTGATAGAGAATTGCTTTCTCGGCAGGGTCACTAGCTCTCAAATGAAGAACAGATCCTCCGCGTAATTGTATCTCTGCATCGTTAAGGTAAATTTCTCCGGATTGAAGTTCATAGATTCTTCCTTCCGGTATTAACCCACCAGCTAATGTATCAGCAAAAACCTGATCTGCCAAAGATTGTTGATTTGCAGAATAGGGCTCTAAAACCAGAACGTTGTCCTGAGCATAAGCCTGACCTGCAAATATAAAGCATGCCAGAAACAACATACTAACATACCTTTTGTATCTTATGGATATCATAATGATACCTCCTTTTATTGTTTGTTTTTGTTAACCTTAGATTTTTTCTAAGGGAAAAAGTTATATCTACAGATCAATTCTGACACCTAAGTCAAATGTCATTCCGTATTGCTCTGAAGAAGTTGGTATTGTATATCCTGCCCGACGGTTATGACGGAAATCATCCTCTCTGATGCTTGTGACATTATTCAGATTGGCCATCACTGTCAGGTAATTTGAAAACTTATAATTCAGCGCTATATCCACTTTGGTATATGCTCCGGAAATGGGGTCATTCGTCCTTCTCGGAGAAAACGACCGGTAATACTCTGCCTGATGGAAAACCGAGACTCTTCCTGAAAAGCCACCTATATCATAGCCCAGAGAAATATTCCCAAACAATTCCGGCTGATCCTCCATCTCCTGGCTATACATAATGGGCACCACATTGTATCTCGGTAGTGGA
It encodes:
- a CDS encoding T9SS type A sorting domain-containing protein; its protein translation is MISIRYKRYVSMLFLACFIFAGQAYAQDNVLVLEPYSANQQSLADQVFADTLAGGLIPEGRIYELQSGEIYLNDAEIQLRGGSVLHLRASDPAEKAILYQFPTGAGDNPQNPPGHVARVFDGHLIVEGLAITGYYEPGFEDDETEYDQLYTVQGGLFRNDSEGANLTLKNNIFSNVAGQVLRVNADANVLHVEDNVFANLGALSTSNFGAGKGIDLRESVIDSLILVNNTFVNYQDRPIRHYNFGNPTEGTGDIVYGEISHNTFVNGMGFHGVLSLGNMGEKMIITNNLFVDAFAAGEDSTDETRSAEWGNVGEQYANSNNKMSWVFGAPNANVEYVISNNFYSVTSAGQTWLDKHDEITVGQPLSNFLREQLGDNADAAFTMVDDPSMTDVPDLMVGLMDYYVDVAGKTKDTPNDVWDPAVHDMDRRPITYYVNDFDASYSTSSDAYTGGENGLPAGDLNWFPAKKEEWLSTSSEEIGGDLPRQISLKQNYPNPFNPTTNIQFELAMGASVQVEVFDILGQKVATLVNGNYHQAGTHNVTFNAANLSSGVYFYSLKANNVTQIKRMTLIK